A single Branchiostoma floridae strain S238N-H82 chromosome 11, Bfl_VNyyK, whole genome shotgun sequence DNA region contains:
- the LOC118426082 gene encoding actin-related protein 2/3 complex subunit 3-like isoform X1 → MPRPTQILDTRRRGDQAYHSSLQSTLSLGNMALVPLRTQFKGPAPKTGESDIIDEAMHFFKANVFFKNYEIKSEADRTLIYVTLYISECLKKLQKCTSKNNGQKEMHTLALGKWPIPGEAGFPLNALYGKPKDRQEEDSMQQYLLQLRQETGMRLCEKVFDPNTDQPSKWWMCFVKRKFMDKSLSAPGM, encoded by the exons CGCCCTACTCAGATACTGGATACAAGAAGACGGGGAGACCAG GCCTACCATTCCTCGCTCCAGTCCACCCTCTCCCTGGGGAATATGGCCCTTGTGCCCCTAAGGACACAGTTTAAAGGACCAGCACCCAAAACAG GAGAATCTGACATTATAGATGAAGCTATGCACTTCTTCAAGGCCAATGTTTTCTTCAAGAACTACGAGATAAAG AGTGAAGCAGACAGGACGTTGATATACGTGACCCTGTACATCTCCGAATGTCTGAAGAAGCTTCAAAAG TGCACATCTAAGAACAATGGACAGAAGGAGATGCACACGTTAGCGCTCGGCAAGTGGCCCATCCCTGGAGAGGCTGGCTTCCCCCTTAATGCCCTGTATGGTAAACCTAAGGACAGGCAGGAAGAGG ATTCCATGCAGCAGTACCTCCTCCAGTTACGACAGGAGACCGGCATGAGGCTGTGTGAGAAGGTGTTCGACCCCAACACTGACCAGCCTAGTAAG TGGTGGATGTGTTTTGTCAAGAGGAAGTTCATGGACAAGAGTCTGTCTGCACCGGGCATGTAA
- the LOC118426403 gene encoding nucleotide-binding oligomerization domain-containing protein 2-like has product MDQKASEAAKLRSDQSLTGGEFRQDEGQSRAPHQTRSRSEETSREHGANVDMRSNVLDNDEPTNIAPSLDNEDEEGVGTCQATDVDLHHDQESYDMALLALDQGRDTQGLDGGRECYNDGEVVAFSETENTVTQITNPSQVSGQGNKVINIGPHSTVNITSFHGASDEPNTGPNIDSAPENFPLAQCQDSLKSYFKTRLSNLHPLAWNETFTMKIEDIFTTVDLVTRTQQGGNIERRALPSTVDALTARPDCPQPRRILIEGNAGIGKTTEVSKLAFDWAEGRSPVLKKYDLVFPIALRKVGESQSLTECIFDQLLPEDVPFQESDLETYLKGNDRVLIILDGFDEWARHEGHDVTKLLTGKVLRDCCLLVTTRPSHAPQLQSLMCPDTQVEITGFSQDNIRTYVHRFFTGDEAKAAALVSKLDSSLIPTGILATPILLLLTCMMWEEKQDLVFGGRIFPLYDELVSFTIRRHCVRNNIVFHIFILPRYS; this is encoded by the exons ATGGACCAGAAAGCGTCAGAGGCAGCAAAACTGAGGTCCGACCAGAGTTTGACCGGAGGCGAATTTAGGCAAGACGAAGGGCAAAGTCGGGCGCCACACCAAACGAGATCGCGTTCGGAAGAAACTAGTAGAGAACACGGGGCAAATGTTGACATGAGAAGCAACGTATTGGACAATGACGAACCCACAAACATCGCTCCTAGCCTTGACAATGAGGATGAGGAAGGGGTCGGTACGTGTCAGGCCACTGACGTCGATCTTCATCATGATCAGGAATCCTACGACATGGCCTTACTAGCGCTGGATCAGGGGAGAGACACTCAAGGCTTGGACGGTGGGCGTGAATGCTACAATGACGGAGAGGTGGTGGCGTTCTCAGAAACAG AAAATACAGTGACCCAAATTACAAACCCTAGTCAAGTGAGCGGCCAAGGCAACAAGGTCATCAACATCGGACCCCATTCCACCGTCAACATCACTTCCTTCCACGGAGCATCCGATGAACCTAACACAG gTCCCAACATTGACAGTGCCCCTGAAAATTTTCCCCTGGCTCAATGTCAAGATTCACTTAAGTCGTATTTCAAGACAAGACTGAGCAACCTTCACCCACTAGCGTGGAATGAAACTTTCACCATGAAGATTGAGGACATCTTCACGACTGTAGACCTCGTGACGCGAACACAACAAGGAGGAAACATTGAACGTCGCGCCCTCCCCTCTACTGTCGACGCTTTGACTGCCAGGCCCGATTGTCCCCAGCCCCGGCGCATTTTGATCGAAGGTAACGCAGGGATAGGGAAGACGACCGAAGTTTCTAAACTCGCTTTTGACTGGGCCGAGGGGCGTTCTCCCGTTCTGAAAAAGTATGATCTGGTTTTCCCGATCGCACTGCGGAAGGTTGGTGAGTCCCAGTCCCTCACGGAGTGCATCTTCGACCAACTCCTACCAGAAGATGTGCCGTTCCAAGAGTCGGACTTAGAAACGTACTTGAAGGGGAATGACCGAGTCTTGATCATTCTCGACGGCTTCGACGAGTGGGCTAGGCATGAAGGGCATGACGTCACTAAACTTCTGACTG GTAAGGTTCTCCGAGACTGTTGCCTGTTGGTGACCACCAGACCTTCCCACGCCCCTCAGCTGCAGAGTCTGATGTGTCCGGACACACAGGTGGAGATCACGGGCTTCAGTCAGGACAACATCCGCACTTACGTCCACAGGTTCTTCACGGGAGACGAGGCCAAGGCAGCAGCCTTAGTCAGCAAATTGGACTCCTCTCTAATCCCCACAGGCATTCTGGCAACACCAATACTGCTTTTGTTGACCTGCATGATGTGGGAAGAGAAGCAGGATTTGGTGTTTGGAGGTCGAATCTTTCCCCTTTATGATGAGCTAGTTTCCTTCACCATAAGGCGACATTGCGTTAGGAACAACAttgtttttcatattttcattcTGCCAAGGTATTCCTGA
- the LOC118426082 gene encoding actin-related protein 2/3 complex subunit 3-like isoform X2 — MPAYHSSLQSTLSLGNMALVPLRTQFKGPAPKTGESDIIDEAMHFFKANVFFKNYEIKSEADRTLIYVTLYISECLKKLQKCTSKNNGQKEMHTLALGKWPIPGEAGFPLNALYGKPKDRQEEDSMQQYLLQLRQETGMRLCEKVFDPNTDQPSKWWMCFVKRKFMDKSLSAPGM, encoded by the exons GCCTACCATTCCTCGCTCCAGTCCACCCTCTCCCTGGGGAATATGGCCCTTGTGCCCCTAAGGACACAGTTTAAAGGACCAGCACCCAAAACAG GAGAATCTGACATTATAGATGAAGCTATGCACTTCTTCAAGGCCAATGTTTTCTTCAAGAACTACGAGATAAAG AGTGAAGCAGACAGGACGTTGATATACGTGACCCTGTACATCTCCGAATGTCTGAAGAAGCTTCAAAAG TGCACATCTAAGAACAATGGACAGAAGGAGATGCACACGTTAGCGCTCGGCAAGTGGCCCATCCCTGGAGAGGCTGGCTTCCCCCTTAATGCCCTGTATGGTAAACCTAAGGACAGGCAGGAAGAGG ATTCCATGCAGCAGTACCTCCTCCAGTTACGACAGGAGACCGGCATGAGGCTGTGTGAGAAGGTGTTCGACCCCAACACTGACCAGCCTAGTAAG TGGTGGATGTGTTTTGTCAAGAGGAAGTTCATGGACAAGAGTCTGTCTGCACCGGGCATGTAA